The segment GCCTCGAGCGTCGGGACGAGGTCGGCGCCATGGCGGCCGCGGTCGAGGTCTTCCGAAGGAATGCCGAGGAGGTGGCGCGCCTCGAGGCCGAGCAGACCGAGCGCGACCGGCTGGCCGCCGAGGAGAAACGGCGGATGATGAACGAACTCGCGGACAGTTTTCTCGCCAGCGTGGGCGGCGTCGTCGAAAAGGTGTCGTCGGCCGCCGTCGAGATGGAAGCGACCGCCCGGTCGATGGCCGCGACAGCCGAGGAGACGAACCGGCGGGCCGTCGCGGTATCGGCCGCGTCGGAGGAAGCGTCGACGAACGTCAACAGCGTCGCCTCGGCGGCCGACGAACTGTCCTCCTCGATCGGCGAGATCGCCCGCCAGGTCCAGCACGCCGCCGGCATCGCGGCGAGTGCCGTGACCAGCGCCAGTGCCACCAACAGGACGGTCGAGGGTCTCGCCGCAACGGCCCAGAAGATCGGCGAGGTGGTCGAACTGATCAACTCGATCGCCGAGCAGACCAACCTGCTGGCGCTGAACGCGACCATCGAGGCGGCGCGCGCCGGCGACGCCGGCAAGGGCTTCGCGGTGGTGGCGCAGGAGGTCAAGGCGCTCGCCAGCCAGACCTCGAAGGCGACCGAGGAGATCGGCCAGCAGATCTCCGACATCCAGGCGGCCACCGCGGAGGCAGTGCGGGCGATCCGCGAGATCGGCGACACGATCGTCTCGATCAACGAGATCTCGACGGCCATCGCCTCGGCCGTCGAGGAACAGGGCGCGGCCACCGACGAGATCGCCCGCAACGTCCAGCAGGCCTCGAGCGGCACCGGCGAGGTCAGTGCCAACATCGCCGGCGTCTCGTCGGCGGCCAGCCAGACCGGCAGTGCCGCCAGTCAGGTGCTGGGAGCGGCGCGTGGACTGGCCGACCAGGCCGAACGCCTGCGGCAGGAGGTCAACGGCTTCGTCGAGCGCGTGCGCGCCGCCTGAGGCGCCCGCACACCGCCCAAGGCCGGAACCGGGTCGGGGCCAGGGATGGTTCCGGCTCGGTGACGACGCCCCTCATTGCCCTTGCCGGTCGCCGGGCACAGCCTCGCCGGTGCCCCTATCCCGGCCCGACCCGGAACGTCCTTCTGTAAAGACCGGGATCCGCCGACAGGCCTTCCTCGATGTCCCGGTAGGCCGCCATATGGCCGACGTCCATCGTTTCCGCCACGATCTCGACGGCTTCCCGCCGGACAGGGATCGCCTGGGCGACCGGCGTCCCGGCCGGCAGCACGCCCTCGAAGCCGGGGTCGGTCCATAGCGCCGGGAAATGCACGAAGCCGTCGGAGAACCGGTCGCAATCGACCAGGCCGGCCAGCGTCCGGAATGGCAGATCCTCGCGGTTGAGCGGATGGACGAACAGGATGGACCACCCTTCCGGCGCTTCCAGCGCCCAGAAATTGGTGAACTTCACCACGAACTGTCCGTCTGCCGCCGGCAGCGGCACGCCACGCACCTGCTCGGGAACGTGCAGACCGATCGGCGAGCGCGTGTGCCGCAGGCCCGGCACGCGCGGCGCCTCCCAGTCCCAGGACAATTCGCCGCCAGCAACCGTCAGGTCTGCGGCGAGCGGCATCAGCACGCCCGCCGACAGGGCGTCGATCAGCGGCGGACAGTGCTTGAGCGTGCGCACCTCGAGGCCGCCCAGCGTCTCGCTCACGGTTGTCGCCGGCATCGCCCTCAGCCAGTCCGGCAGCGCGGTCCGCGCCGCCACCGGCTTCGGCAGGATCGATTCGTAGCCCGGCAGGCAGCGGAAGGTCAGGCGCATCGTGCAGACCATCGGCGGGTCGCGGGAGCGGACCTCTCGGCACGCCCGGTCGGCGTCATCCCGGCCGGCACGAGGTGCGGCGCCGGGGTCGGGCTGGATCCACCGGTGGCCCCATCGCGATCTTGGATCGGCCGTCCTGCCGTCCGGGTTGCCGCGGCGGAACCGCATGCGGCCGCTCGTGCCCGCGTCGATCGCATGGCTACCGTGCGCTGCGCGCCTTGCGGTCGCGCTCCATCAGGAGCACGTAGACCGTGGCGGCGATCACGGTGATGACGACGAAGATCACCCCGATGACATTGATCACCGGCGACAGCCCGAAGCGGAAGCGCGAGCCGATCTCGGTGACCAGAGTCCAGTTGCCGCCGATGGCGAAGACCGTGGTGTTGTAGTTCTCGATCGACTGCAGGAAGGCAATCACCGCCGCGGTGAAGATGGTCGGAGTCAGGAAGGGCAACGTGATCCGCCGGAACACCAGAAGGTTGGAGGCGCCGAGATCGAGCGCGGCCTCTTCCAGACTGCGGTCCTGGCGTTGCAGGCGCGCCATGAACATCAGCATGCAGTACGAGGCGATGAAGGTTGCCTGCGCCATGGCCGCAACGAACAGACCGCCCGGCACATCGAAGGTCCGCCAGAAGATCAGCGTCGAGATGCCGAGGATGATGCCGGGGGTGAGGATCGGCGAGACCAGCACGCCGTAGAGGAGGCCGGTCCAGCGCGACTGCAGCCGGGTCAGGATGAAGGCGCCCGACAGGCCGAGCGGCACCGACACGGCGATGACACCGATGCCGACCACGATCGAGTTCCACAGGCCCTGCAGGATGCGCTGGTCGCGGGCGAGCTCGCCGAACCATTTCAGCGTCCAGCCGCGCCACTGGGTGACGGAGGGATAGTCGTAGGCATTGAAGGCGGCGAGCGCCATGACGAGCAGCGGCGCGAACAGGTAGAGGAAGAAGATCGCCAGATAGACGTTGAGGACCGTATCGGCCCAGCGCCCCTCGCGGCTGGCGCGGACGGGTGTGGCGGGTGCAGCGGCGGTCGTGGCGGTCATCCCCCTCACCTCGCGATATCGCGGATGCCGACCCTGAAGATCATCATCATCAGGAAGATGAACAGGATGCACACGACGAGCAGGGTGAAGGCGTAGGCCGCGCCCTGGTTCCAGTTGTTCGATTCGAAGAACTGCCGGTAGATCGTCTGGCTGAACCAGTCGCCGGAGGTTCCCCGGGTCATGATCTGCGGCACCGAGTAGGACGAGGCCGACAGCATGAAGGTCATGATGCAGCCGACCGCGATGCCGGGCTTGGCGTGCGGAATCGCGACGCGCCAGTGAATCCGCCACGTCGAGGCGCCGAGATCGCGCGCCGCCTCGATCTGGTTCCGGTCGAGCGTCTCCAGCGTGTTGTAGATCGGGAACGCCATGAACAGGATGTAGGCGTAGACCATCGCGACGAAGACGGCGGCGGGGGATTCCAGGAAGGGTATCCACTGCCCGGCGGCGAGGTCGGTGACGCCGATCCAGCTCAGCATGGTGTTCAGCACCCCCTGATAGTCGAGGATCATCAGCCAGGCATAGACGCGCAGGAGCTCATTGATGGCATACGGGATGATGAGCCCGAGCAGCAGGAAGGCGGCACGCTGCGGGGTCGCCACCTGCGCCACCGCATAGGCGATCGGATAGCAGACGACGAGCGCCAGGATGGTCACCAGCGCGGAGTAGAAGATCGTCTTGACGAAGATGCGGACGTGCAGCGCCGACATGCGTGTGTAGTTGTAGAGCGAATAGACCTTCGGCGGATCGGTTTCCTCCGCCTCCCATTCGGCGATCTGCGCGCGCAACGCCGAGATCCTCTCGGCCAGCTCCTGCCGTTCCGCCTCGGTCGCGTTCTGCGAGTCGAGCTCCAGAAGACTGACCTCGTTGTAGGCGCGGTCGATCCTGAGCGAGATGTCGGTGGAGACCGTGCGGTTCCACAGCGAACGCTCGATCATGAACAGCTGCGGCACCAGGATCATCACCAGGATCCAGACCGCCGTCAGGGCGATGAACAGCCCGGCCAGACCGCGCCCGTAGGTGCGCAGCAGATCACTCACGCGCGAGCTCCCCGGCCGGCAGCACGAGCGCATCGGCCGCCGCGAAGCCGATCCGCTGCTCGCCGGTGAGGTTGCGGCCGGCGGCGCCGGAATTGGTGAGATGCACCATGATCTCGTTGCCGTCACGCCGCAGGAACACGTTGACGAACGGCCCTTCGAGATCGCGGCGGTCGACCGCGGCTGCGATCTCGTTGTCGAGGGCAGCGCCGTTGAGGAACTGCATCCGTTCCGGCCGCACGAACAGCAATGCCTCGGCGCCGGGGGCAAGTCCGTCCCGGTTGCGCCCGCGCAGGCGGCCTGACGGACCCTCGATGACGGCGAAGCCTTCCGCTGCCTCGACCACCCTGCCGCGGAACACGTTCTGCTCGCCGACGAAGGTCGCGACGAACGGCGTCGCCGGATTGTCGTAGAGCATGTCGGTGGTGTCGACCTGCTCGATCCGCCCCTGGTTCATCACGGCGATGCGGTCGGACATGGTCAGCGCCTCGCCCTGGTCGTGGGTGATGTAGATGAAGGTGACACCGGTCTTGCGCTGGATCGCCTTCAACTCGGCGCGCATGTGCTGGCGCAGCTTCAGATCGAGCGCCGACAGCGGCTCGTCGAGCAGCAGCACCGACGGCTCCACCGCGAGTGCGCGGGCAATGGCGACGCGCTGGCGCTGACCGCCGGAGAGTTCGGTGGGCCGCTTGTTCTCGTGCCCCTTCAGCGCGACGAGTTCGATCAGCTGCATGGCCCGTTCGCGACGCTGCCTCTTCGGCATGCCACGCGCCTCGAGACCGAAGGCGACGTTCTCCCAGACCGGCATCAGGGGAAACAGCGCCAGGTTCTGGAAGATCAGTGCGGTGGGCCGACGGTTCGGGCCGATTCCGGCCATGTCCTCCCCGCCGATCAGGATGCGTCCCGAGGTCGGTTCGAGGAAGCCGGAGATCATCCGCAGGATGGTGGTCTTGCCGCAGCCCGACGGGCCGAGAATCGAGAAGAACTCGCCTGCCTTGACCTCGAGATCGGTGCGGTGGACGGCGGTGAAGTCACCGAAGACCATGGTCACGCCGTCAAGGACGACGTTCTTGCCGCGCAGTTCGCCCGTCACGCCGACAACCATCTCTGCCCCACCCGCTGTCGTCGCAGACCGGCGGCAGAGGCCGCCGGCCCTTTACCGGACCGCCGTGGCGCGCGGTCCGGTGTCGCCCGACCGCCCGCTCAGGCGTTGGTCAGCTTCTCGGAATACTCCGAGCGCAGCGAGGCGAAGAAGTCGGTCTGTGCCGGCCACCACCACAGATTGTCGATCGCCTCCTGGGTCGGATAGGCCATCGCAAAGCCCTTCTTCTGGGCCTCGTTGAGGAAGTTCTCGGCGCCGACGGCCGCCGAGTTGTAGCCGGTGTTGTTGGCGAACATGCCGCCGGTCTCGGGGCTCAGCATGAAGTTGATGAAGGCATAGGCCTGTTCGACATTCTCGGCGCCGGACGGGATCGCCATGGTGTCGAGCCAGGCAAGCCCGCCTTCCTTCGGCATCGAGTACTGCCACTTCGGGCTGTTGTCGCGATTGAGCAGCAGGCCCGTGGTGTCCCAGGTCTGGCCGATGACGCAGCCCGCATCCGTGAAGGCGGCGGTCGCCTCGGTGGCGTTGTTCCAGAACGCGCCGATGTTCTTCTTGTGCTTGATCGCCCAGTCGGTGACTGCCTCGAAGACGCGCTTGCACTCGTCCGCCGACTTGTAGAGGTCCATCGCCCGGTCGGACTTCACCTCGCCGGTGGCGTCGAGATAGATCGCCAGCGACACCAGCACCGACTTCTGGCGGACGGCCACCTTGCCAACCAGATCCTCGCGCCACAGGTCGCCATAGGACAGGGCCGCGGACTCGATCGGCAGCACCTCGTTGTTCCAGGTGATCGCCTCGGTGCCCCAGTCGCACGGCACGAGATAGCGCTTGCCGCGGTTGGTGGCGCCGAGGCTGATCGACGCGCGGTAGATCGACGGGATCACCCGGTTCACCTCGAGCTTGTTCTCATCGATCTCGGCAAGCAGATTGTCCTTGTAGTAGTTCGGCCCGGTATCGACGGACGGGAACACGACGTCGAAGCCCTTGCCGCCGGCGGCCCGCAGCTTGTTCTCGGCCTCGTCGTTCGAGCCATAGGTCGAGAGGTTCATGGTGATGCCGGTCGCCTTCTCGAAGGCTTCCTTGATGTTGTCCTGGACGTAGTCGCCCCAGGCGAAGACGTTGACGGTGCCAGATGAGGCGAGCGCGTCGGAGGCGCGCAGGATCGCCGGAGCGGCGAGCACGGCTCCGGTTGCGGCGGTCGCCTTCAGCATGGAACGGCGGTTTACTGTCGTCATGTTCTGCCTCCCGATTGATACGGCCGAAACGGGGTTCTCCCGCGCGAGGAGGCTGCGATCAGGCTGCAACCCCGCGTCGGCCCCCGGCGTTAGCAGGCCGCCTTGACAAGTGTATGACAGCTGTCGCCTTGCTGTCATCGTTCTTGGCTAACCGGCTGGGCAGAGGCGACCGAGGCGCGCTCGCATGACCAACATTCTGCTGATCACGGCCGACCAGTGGCGCGGCGATACCTTCGGTGCGGCCGGCCATCCGGTGGTGCGCACCCCCAACATCGACCGGCTGGCCGGCGAGGGCGTGCGCTTCGCGCGGCATTTCGGCCAAGCCGCGCCATGCTCGCCGGCGCGGGCCTGCCTCTATACCGGCCTCTACCAGATGACCAACCGGGTCTGCCGCAACGGCACGCCGCTCGACCGGCGCCACGACACGCTGGCGCTGGCGATGCGCCGGGCGGGTTACGATCCCACCCAGTTTGGCTATACCGACGTCTCGCTCGATCCGCGCGACCGCTCGGGACGCGATCCGGCGTTGACGACCTACGAGAGCGTGCTGCCCGGGATGAGCGTCAGGGTGTTGCTGCCCGAGCATGCGCGGCCGTGGTTGTCCTGGCTGAGGGGCCGCGGCGTCGAGGTGCCGGCCGGGCTCGACATCTACCTGCCCAGGAATGCGCCGGCCGATCCGCCGGCCGGGGCGGCGCCGGTCTACGGGCCGGACGAGACCGAGACCGCGTTCCTGACCAACGAGTTCCTGCGCTGGCTGTGGGAGCAGGACGGCCCGTGGTTCGCGCATGTGAGCTTCCTGCGGCCGCACCCGCCCTTCATCGTGCCGGAACCCTATGCCTCGATGTATCCGCCGGAAGCGGCCACGGTTTTCGTGCGCCAGCCGACCGCCGCGGAGGCTGCGGCCCTACATCCCTTCCTCGCCTACAGCCTGGCGTCGATCCGCAAGGGCAGCTTCGTGTACGGCGCTGAGGGCTTGATCAGCGAGTGGGATGACGCGGCACGGCGGCAGATCCGCGCTACCTACTGGGGCATGGTCTCCGAGGTCGACGCACAGATCGGCCGCATCCTCGACGGGCTGGACGAGGCGGGCGCTGCCGCCGACACGATGGTGATCCTGACCAGCGATCACGGCGAGATGCTGGGCGACCAGTGGCTGTTCGGCAAGCTCGGCTGGTTCGACGCGAGCTATCACGTGCCGCTGATCATCCGCGACCCGAAGACCACGGCCGGCGGCACCGTCGTCGAATCCTTCACCGAGTCGATCGACATCATGCCGACGATCCTGGAGCGGATCGGCGCCGAGGTGCCGGACCATCTCGACGGGCGTTCGCTGATGCCGTTCCTGCGCGGCGAAACGCCGCCCGGCTGGCGCGCCGAAGCGCACTGGGAGTTCGATTTCCGCGAGGTCGCGACAGGCGAGACGGAGGCGGCGTTCGGACTGCCGCTCGATGCGCTCAACCTGGCCGTGATCCGCAGCGAGCGCTACAAGTATGTCCACTTCGCCGGCCTGCCGCCGCTCCTGTTCGATCTCGAGCGCGAGCCCGGCGAACTGGTGGACCGGGCGAACGACCCGGCCTATGCCGCGATCCGTCTGGAAATGGCAGAGAAGCTGCTGGCCTGGCGGGCGCGCCATCTCGACCGGCGGCTGTCGGGGATCGAACTGACCGAGGGCGGACCGGTGAGCGCCGGCTTGCATCGCAGGGTCGGGTAACGCGGATCATCGCAGCCGCGATCCGATGATGCGTTCCGGGCGAGAGGCTGCCGAGGTTGCGACGTTCCGGTGTCGAGAGGGGTCGGCTAAACGGGCACGGGACCGGACGTCCGGCGCAACGCGGTCGCGACTGAATGGCAAGGCAGCTCGCGCCCGGGCGACCGCCGGAAGGCGTCGCCGTAGCCGTGGCGTCGGCCTGCACACGGCACGTGAACGGGTTGCCCGACATCGTTGCGAAGAACCGGCGGGCTGCACGCTGATCGCAACCGCTGTTCCGCTCCTGCTTCCCGTCACGTCGTACATCCTGACGGCGAACCGGGTTCACCGATGCGGAAACTGTCCCAATCTCGCCGACACCCGCCGGTCAGACGTCTGCCGTCAGCGATCTTCCGCATGATCAACGAGGCGAGCGCATGCGACCGATCTCCTCGATCATTGCCGTCCTGGCGGGGCTCGCGACCAGCGGATCGGCGGCTGCGTCCGGGCCGGGCGGAGCGGCGGGGCTCGAGAAGGCGGCGATCTGCGCC is part of the Tepidamorphus gemmatus genome and harbors:
- a CDS encoding ABC transporter permease, with the protein product MTATTAAAPATPVRASREGRWADTVLNVYLAIFFLYLFAPLLVMALAAFNAYDYPSVTQWRGWTLKWFGELARDQRILQGLWNSIVVGIGVIAVSVPLGLSGAFILTRLQSRWTGLLYGVLVSPILTPGIILGISTLIFWRTFDVPGGLFVAAMAQATFIASYCMLMFMARLQRQDRSLEEAALDLGASNLLVFRRITLPFLTPTIFTAAVIAFLQSIENYNTTVFAIGGNWTLVTEIGSRFRFGLSPVINVIGVIFVVITVIAATVYVLLMERDRKARSAR
- a CDS encoding ABC transporter permease, whose product is MSDLLRTYGRGLAGLFIALTAVWILVMILVPQLFMIERSLWNRTVSTDISLRIDRAYNEVSLLELDSQNATEAERQELAERISALRAQIAEWEAEETDPPKVYSLYNYTRMSALHVRIFVKTIFYSALVTILALVVCYPIAYAVAQVATPQRAAFLLLGLIIPYAINELLRVYAWLMILDYQGVLNTMLSWIGVTDLAAGQWIPFLESPAAVFVAMVYAYILFMAFPIYNTLETLDRNQIEAARDLGASTWRIHWRVAIPHAKPGIAVGCIMTFMLSASSYSVPQIMTRGTSGDWFSQTIYRQFFESNNWNQGAAYAFTLLVVCILFIFLMMMIFRVGIRDIAR
- a CDS encoding ABC transporter ATP-binding protein, whose translation is MVVGVTGELRGKNVVLDGVTMVFGDFTAVHRTDLEVKAGEFFSILGPSGCGKTTILRMISGFLEPTSGRILIGGEDMAGIGPNRRPTALIFQNLALFPLMPVWENVAFGLEARGMPKRQRRERAMQLIELVALKGHENKRPTELSGGQRQRVAIARALAVEPSVLLLDEPLSALDLKLRQHMRAELKAIQRKTGVTFIYITHDQGEALTMSDRIAVMNQGRIEQVDTTDMLYDNPATPFVATFVGEQNVFRGRVVEAAEGFAVIEGPSGRLRGRNRDGLAPGAEALLFVRPERMQFLNGAALDNEIAAAVDRRDLEGPFVNVFLRRDGNEIMVHLTNSGAAGRNLTGEQRIGFAAADALVLPAGELARE
- a CDS encoding extracellular solute-binding protein, translated to MTTVNRRSMLKATAATGAVLAAPAILRASDALASSGTVNVFAWGDYVQDNIKEAFEKATGITMNLSTYGSNDEAENKLRAAGGKGFDVVFPSVDTGPNYYKDNLLAEIDENKLEVNRVIPSIYRASISLGATNRGKRYLVPCDWGTEAITWNNEVLPIESAALSYGDLWREDLVGKVAVRQKSVLVSLAIYLDATGEVKSDRAMDLYKSADECKRVFEAVTDWAIKHKKNIGAFWNNATEATAAFTDAGCVIGQTWDTTGLLLNRDNSPKWQYSMPKEGGLAWLDTMAIPSGAENVEQAYAFINFMLSPETGGMFANNTGYNSAAVGAENFLNEAQKKGFAMAYPTQEAIDNLWWWPAQTDFFASLRSEYSEKLTNA
- a CDS encoding alkaline phosphatase family protein → MTNILLITADQWRGDTFGAAGHPVVRTPNIDRLAGEGVRFARHFGQAAPCSPARACLYTGLYQMTNRVCRNGTPLDRRHDTLALAMRRAGYDPTQFGYTDVSLDPRDRSGRDPALTTYESVLPGMSVRVLLPEHARPWLSWLRGRGVEVPAGLDIYLPRNAPADPPAGAAPVYGPDETETAFLTNEFLRWLWEQDGPWFAHVSFLRPHPPFIVPEPYASMYPPEAATVFVRQPTAAEAAALHPFLAYSLASIRKGSFVYGAEGLISEWDDAARRQIRATYWGMVSEVDAQIGRILDGLDEAGAAADTMVILTSDHGEMLGDQWLFGKLGWFDASYHVPLIIRDPKTTAGGTVVESFTESIDIMPTILERIGAEVPDHLDGRSLMPFLRGETPPGWRAEAHWEFDFREVATGETEAAFGLPLDALNLAVIRSERYKYVHFAGLPPLLFDLEREPGELVDRANDPAYAAIRLEMAEKLLAWRARHLDRRLSGIELTEGGPVSAGLHRRVG